The Canis aureus isolate CA01 chromosome 15, VMU_Caureus_v.1.0, whole genome shotgun sequence genome includes the window TGACATTTGGCAAACATTACCTGTAGTTTCTTCAGTAAAGCAGGGAGAGCTTCACCCCAGCTTCCAGCAGCTGttgcagccccctccctgggtGCCCTACAAGGCAGCTTGGCTGACGGAGCATGGGCTCTGCAGTCTCAATTCTGCTGGTTATGGTGGGACTTGAAATAGGAACTCTAGAACTGATGCAAAGACGAGTGAGAAAAGCTGCACATaggtcttcaataaatattattgaagaCTTCAACAAGTCTTGCTCAGGACAATAATGTGCCCAAAGTGCGCAATGATGTGCAAAGTGGAGTGCACAAGAAAATCTATTtggtacaaaaagaaaaagatagactccttttaatatttttacatctggtcttttaaaatttttatttagtgtcATAAAATTTATGTGATATATCAATATGATAGTATTCATTGCAATGACTGGGTTCGGGGAAAAGACTTAAACATTACTAGGTATAAGAcactaaaaatttatattaaaaaaaatactacttacGTGGCAATTTTGTTGAGGTCTTATGCTTCTTGTAGCATCATGATGCATCTGAAATAGGGCGGGAGTGCCCAGGACTATGATCTGCTTCTGCTCCAAATTCCAGTGTGTGGAGCGTTTCCCCACACCACCAACCAATTCTATAGCATCTGGGTGCCCTATGATTCGACTCAGTTCTGATGCTATCAACATGGAGACAGCGTCAGATCCCAGAGGTTCAGTGTTTAGTACCACAAGACTGTCCCTCTTCCCCCATTTTAGATGCCAAACCAGACTGCCACCGTTGCTTCTGAACTATTGGTTCTAGATTGGAGCTTTCCATGACTACTCCTTgagttcaattaatttgctagagcagctcacagaactcagagaaacagttTAGTTACTAGACCACAATTTATTATAAAACgatgtaactcaggaacagccagatggaagagactATAGGGTGAGGTACGGGAAAGGGAGATAGAGCTTCCATCCTCTCACTGGGCAGGTATGCCACTCTCCAAATCTCCAGTGTTTGTTCACCCAAAAGTTTCCTGAGTCCCACCTTTTCTGGTTTTATGGGATCTTAATTGCACAGGTATGATTAATACTAACCATTGGTAATTGAACTCGATCTCCTGTCCTTCTCCTCTCCAGAGCGGTGTGGGAAGGAGGAACTGGACTGCAATGCTCCAATTCTAATCACAGGTTAGTTCCTTAGGGACCAGCTCTCACCCATGGAGGGCTTTCCAAAAGTTACTTCGCTGACATAACAAAATGTATCTTCACGGCCCTCATCACTTAGGATATTCCAAGGGTTTCAGGAACTCTCAGCCAAGAAtgagacaaagaccaaatacatatttcttattataaatcataatatcacATACAGGCAATAGGCTGTTTTGTGATACTCCTACCCAGAGGGAATCTCTTCTAGTCCTGAATTCCCTACCACCTAAAAATAGGATCTTACCTTATCTTATAGGTTGAGATTTGGAGTAGGGTtgctagatttagcaaataaaaatagcaatatgtGAGACATACTTTTGCTTTTCagtataattatttgtttacctgaaattcaaatttattggtgtcctatattttatttagcaataCTTGGTTGGAAGTGGACTTGTCAACTTGTCCTTGTTTGAAGTCAACTTGTTGCACTCAGCTAAGTGATCTttgacaaattatttaacttctctgagcctcactttctttGTACCCCTCCATTATTGTGAGCATCCTTTTTATAGAGGATATCAAGCACTTGCACAGTTCTTGCACGTAGTAAAGTTCTTACTAAATTCTAGATGTAGCAGCCACCGGGACAGCACAGAGGagccagacacaaagagaggggctGTTTGCGGGGTCGGGCAGGGGGTTCGCTATGTCGGATGATGATTCAAGGGCCAGCACCAGCTCCTCCTCACCTTTGTCCTCCAACcagcaaaccaagaaagaaacaaacacccCCAAGAAGAAGGAGAGTAAAGTCAGCATGAGCAAAAACTCCAAACTTCTCTCTACCAGAGCCAAGAGTGCTGGTCCCAAGGGCGATAACATCTATGAATGGAGATCAACCAttctggggcctccaggatccGTGTATGAGGGTGGTGTATTCTTCCTTGATATCACTTTTACACCAGAATACCCCTTCAAGCCTCCAAAGGTTACATTTCGGACAAGGATCTCTCACTGTAATATTAACCGTCAAGGAGTTATTTGGTTGgatatattaaaagataattgGAGTCCAGCACTaaccatttttaaagttctccTTTCTATCTGCTCCCTTCTTACAGACTGTAATCCTGGTAAGgttaataattctttttcttttcttttttcttccttatctgaaaaatacTTGTTTTGATAAAGTACAAAGCTTTTGAAGAACAAAAAGCAGGGATGCCCGGATGGTGTAGCTGgttgggtatctgactcttggtttgggctcaggtcatgatctcaaggttctgggatcaggccctgtgttgggcttagtgtggggtctgcttgggattttctctccctttgcccctcctgctcatgctctctcccaaatgaataaatctttttttttttttaaaggacaaaaactaaccttttttgaaagaaagttttaatcagggatgcctgggtggttcagcggttgagcatctgcctttggctcagggcctgatccctgattcccaggatcaaatcccacatcaggctcctttcagggagcctgcttctcctccctctgcctgtctctgcctctctttctgtatctctcgtgaataaataaaatcttaaaaaaaagttttaatcaagaaaagttCAATCTGCTTGTTGAAAAAGGCAGCAACTTCTATGCTATAGGAACAAAGTGTTTTAAAACTAAGACTTACAAAATTGCcttagatttttacatttttcatacgGTTCCCCTAAACCACCTACTTCTAACTAAATGTTGAGTTTCTTTGCTTAATAGTTAGTGGTTCTCAGACTGATTAGGGGTGAGAGGAggcttaatttccttttattattaaagatttaccATAAAAGATTCTATTTAGGTTTCAACTTAATTGTTGGTTTTGACCTGGCAGCCTGGTTTTTTTCTAGGTAACTAATGTAGAGGTAAATAGTGTTATATTTTAACAGCCCAGAGGACTTGAAGGAACAGTCAGTGTGAACACAGCTGGATGTTCATCATAGCCTTGAACATTCCAGTTTTTATTGAACTTACTTAACACTCCAGTTAAGTGGGTGGTGGTTGTTGggagaaaaatagaatgaattaAGGAGATAAAGCCACACTAGTGCTAAAGTCTGAGAATTCTTCCCCCCTGCATactgttttagaaagaaaaagtgcCCAGGACAATGGAATGGCATTTAAAAACTGGTTTTGATCACAAATACTTTGCATATTTCTTCCCAAGCTGTCAATTTATTGGCTAAAATTTGAaaggttcttttcctttcttcaaaataatctacatttttttcttccagctgaCCCTTTGGTGGGAAGTATTGCCACTCAGTATATGACCAACAGAGCAGAATATGACAGAATGGTCAGACAGTGGACCAAGAGATATGCCACATAAATTGGGTTTTCACAATGCTTACATTATTTGTCTGTCACAGAGAGAGCTGCTTATGATTttgaaggggtgggggagggtgggagttGGTAAGGagtggggtatttttttttataaatttattttttattggtgttcaatttgccaacatatagaataacacccagtgctcattgcgtcaagtgcccccctcagtgcccgtcacccagtcacccccccccccccgctcacctcctcttccaccacccctagttcgtttcccagagttaggagtctttcatgttctgtctccctttctgatatttcccatggAGTAGGGTATTTCTATAACAGATATTATTCAGTCTTATTTCCTAAGATTTTGTTGTAACTTAAGGTATCTTGCTACAGTAGACAGAATTGGTAATAGCCACTTTAAAAACTGTTATTAGTTCTGCAATATTAGCTGAAATGTAGTACAGAGAATAGACATTTGGGTTCAGTTTCTTATagtctgtaaatttaaaatagctTAATTTTGTACAGGTTACACACATGGCGATTTATGTAAAGTCCTTGCAAGACTACAAATTTTTTTTGttcaaaaaaattggaatttcttttcccttcttgggaggtaacattgatatttaacagtttttttttttaaaagggaacagACCcgactttattcttttgcatgtgtatatCCAGTTATCTCAACATCACTTGTggaaattagtctttttttttttccaatgtaatTATCTTGGAATCCTTGTCAAAAGCTAGCTAACTAACACTCACAGTTGTATTAttttgatctatatgtctgtcctTCACCAGCACCAGTTTTATGAACACAGGATTTTTTCCCAAaaatttaggtcttctttaatttctttcagtgatACTTTATAACACCATACAAGTCTTTCAGCTCTTATTTAAGTTTATTCATAAGCATTTCATTCCTttgatgctattgcaaatggAATTGTTATCTCAAAATCCTTTTTAGTTGTTCATTATAGTAAATAGTATACTACTGACTATTGTATGTTCACCTTGTATCcggcaactttgctgaatttatttatttatttatttatttatttatttatttattatatttattggagttcaatttgccaaattatagcataacacccagtgctcatcctgccaagtgcccccctcagtgccaatcacccagtcaccctaacccccccgcccacctccccttccactaccccttgttcatttcccagagttaggtgtctctcatgttttgtcaccctcactgatattttcactcattttctcctttcccatccattccctttcactattttttatattccccaaataaatgagaacatataatgtttgtccttttccgattgacttatttcactcagcatagtaccctccaattccatccacgtcgaagcaaacggtgggtatttggcatttctaatggctgagtaatattccattgtatacatagaccacatcttctttatccattcatctttccatggacaccgaggctccttccacagtttggctattgtggacattgctgctagaaacatcggggtgcgggtgtcccgacgtttcattgcatctgtatctttggggtaaatccccaacagtgcaatagcTAGGTtgtaggacagttctatttttaactctttgaggaacctccacacagttttccagagtggctgcaccagttcacattcccaccaacagtgcaagagggttctcctttctccacatcctctctaacacttgttgtttcctgtcttcttaatgttcaccattctcactggtgtgaggtggtatctcattgtggttttgatttgtatttccctgatggcaagtgatgcgaagcattttctcatgcacttgttggccatgtctatgtcttcctctgtgagatttctgttcatgtcttttgcccatttcatgattggattgtttgtttctttgctgttgagtttaataagttctttatagatcttggatactagccctttatctgataggtcatttgcaaatatcttctcccactctgtaggttgtcttttagttttattgactgtttcttttgctgtgcagaagctttttatcttaagtcccaataattcatttttgcttttgtttcccttgtctttatggatgtgtcttgcaagaagttactgtggccaagttcaaaaagggtgttgcctgtgttctcctctaggattctgatagATTCTTTcctcacatttagaactttcatccattttgagtttatctttgtgtattgtgtaagagaatggtctagtttccttcttctgcatgtggatgtccaattttcccagcaccatttattgaagagactgtcttttccagtggatagtttttcctactttgttgaatattagttgaccataaagttgagggtccacctctggatcctctattctgttccattgacctatgtgtctgtttttgtgccagtaccacacgtCTTGATGacgacagctttgtagtacaacctgaaatccggcattgtgatgcccccaactatggtttccttttttaaaattccccttgctatttggggtcttttctgattccacacaaatcttaagatgatttattccaactctctgaagaaagtccatggtatttggatagtgattgcattaaatgtgtaaattgccctcggtagcattgacattttcacaacgttaattctaccaatccatgagcatggaataaatttccatctctttgtgtcttcctcaattgctttcagaagtgttctgtatcttttagggtatagatcctttacctctttggttgagtttattcctaggtatcttatgccttTGGGTACAatagtaaatgggattgactccttaattactctttcttcagtctcattattagtgtatagaaatgccattgatttctgggcattgattttgtatcctggcacactgccaaattgctgtatgagttctagcaatcttggggtggagtcttttgggttttcaaggtacagtatcatgtcatctgcgaagagggagagtttgacttctttgccattttgtatgccttttatttctttttgttgcctgattgctgaggctagggcttctagtactatgttgaatagcagtggtgagtggacatccctgtcgtgttccttctcttaggggaaaggctcccagtgtttccccattgagaatgatatttgttgtgggcttttcgtagatggcttttaagatgctgaagaatgttccctctatccctacactctgaagagttttgatgaggaatggatgctgtattttgtcaaatgctttctctgcatctaatgagaggatcctatggttcttgttttttcttgtgttgatatgatctatcacactgattgctttacgagtgtgaaccagccttgcatcctggggataaatcccacttggtcatgatgaataatcttcttaatgtattgttggatcctattggctagtatcttgttgagaatttttgcatccatgttcatcagggatattggtctgtaattctcctttttggtggggtctttgtctggttttggaattaaggtgatgctggcctcatagaatgagtttggaagtattccatctctttctatctttcgaaacagctttagtagaataggtatggtttcttctttaaacgtttgatagaattccccctgggaagccatctggccctagacttttgagtcttgggaggtttttgatgactgtttcattttcctccctggttataggcctgttcaggttttcaatttcttcctgttcGAGTTTGGTagcttgtggttttccagaaatacatccatttcttctagattgcctaatttattggcagaTAGCtcctcataataagtttttacaatcatttgtatttccttggtattggtggtgatctttttcattcatgattttattaattagagtcttttctcatttgtttttgataaggctggctaatggtttatctatattattaattctttcaaagaaccaactcctggttttgttgatctgtt containing:
- the LOC144284023 gene encoding ubiquitin-conjugating enzyme E2 E1-like, encoding MSDDDSRASTSSSSPLSSNQQTKKETNTPKKKESKVSMSKNSKLLSTRAKSAGPKGDNIYEWRSTILGPPGSVYEGGVFFLDITFTPEYPFKPPKVTFRTRISHCNINRQGVIWLDILKDNWSPALTIFKVLLSICSLLTDCNPADPLVGSIATQYMTNRAEYDRMVRQWTKRYAT